From the Candidatus Peregrinibacteria bacterium genome, one window contains:
- a CDS encoding threonine synthase — translation MTKRQNYGRMPMMIHYVSTRGGGAPVSFSEAVLCGLAPDGGLFSSESTPKISEKQMVDWLKKPYAELAAEILALFAPEIPQENIQHFCRSAYAPEKFSHADIAPVTSLGKNRFLLELFHGPTGAFKDFALQLLPHIISYAITQGDGLHRAILVATSGDTGGAALSGFADVTNTSCVVFFPEDGVSPLQEAQMRGAEGENVLSLGIRGSFDTAQSAVKEIFLDTSFCQMLRRQNILLSSANSINIGRLIPQIVYAVHGYLQLISLYNIPLGNTVDVTIPTGNFGDIFAVFLAKKMGIPFGKLMCANNENSSTTQFLKSGIFNISGQFTKKTLAPAMDILKASNIERLLFFLADHNSEKVKTWISEREGFRKFLLSTEEHKKIQEDFLAETVSDAEILSEIRKSTDEFGKTPDPHTAVGIVAARRNASKNPMLIFSTAHWAKFGETIWKALLPEKDIPKTEEEILLRLAEVIQRPPLPNALKHIFQKKTRHSKTISGTTDDMKHALLNFFEKQS, via the coding sequence ATGACAAAAAGACAAAACTATGGCAGAATGCCCATGATGATACACTATGTTTCCACTCGTGGCGGAGGAGCGCCAGTTTCTTTTTCGGAAGCTGTTTTATGCGGACTTGCTCCAGATGGGGGGCTTTTTTCTTCGGAATCGACTCCAAAAATTTCAGAAAAACAGATGGTCGATTGGCTCAAAAAACCGTATGCCGAACTCGCGGCGGAAATTCTCGCACTCTTTGCTCCAGAAATTCCTCAAGAAAATATACAACATTTTTGCCGATCTGCATACGCCCCAGAAAAATTTTCTCATGCGGACATTGCTCCTGTAACGTCTCTTGGAAAAAATAGATTTCTTCTTGAACTTTTCCACGGTCCAACGGGCGCCTTTAAAGACTTTGCGCTCCAACTTCTTCCACATATAATATCATACGCAATTACTCAAGGAGATGGGCTCCATCGTGCCATTCTTGTTGCAACTTCGGGGGATACCGGAGGCGCGGCACTTTCGGGTTTTGCAGATGTTACCAACACCTCATGTGTTGTCTTTTTTCCAGAAGATGGTGTTTCCCCACTTCAAGAGGCACAAATGCGAGGAGCAGAAGGAGAAAATGTTCTATCTCTTGGAATTCGAGGAAGTTTTGATACAGCACAAAGCGCGGTTAAAGAAATATTTCTCGACACCTCTTTCTGCCAAATGCTTCGCAGACAAAACATTCTTCTTTCCTCTGCGAATTCCATTAACATTGGAAGACTCATTCCACAAATTGTATATGCCGTCCATGGCTATCTTCAGCTTATTTCTCTCTATAATATTCCCCTGGGAAACACTGTGGATGTCACTATTCCTACCGGAAATTTTGGAGATATTTTTGCGGTGTTTCTCGCAAAAAAAATGGGGATTCCATTTGGAAAACTCATGTGTGCAAATAACGAAAATAGTTCTACCACCCAATTTCTTAAAAGCGGTATATTTAATATTTCCGGTCAATTCACCAAAAAAACGCTTGCCCCTGCTATGGACATTCTGAAAGCCAGCAACATAGAGCGTCTCCTTTTTTTCCTCGCCGATCATAACTCAGAAAAGGTAAAAACATGGATTTCAGAACGAGAGGGTTTTAGAAAATTTCTGCTCTCCACAGAAGAACACAAGAAAATACAGGAAGATTTTTTGGCGGAAACTGTTTCTGATGCCGAGATACTCTCGGAAATTCGAAAAAGCACAGATGAATTTGGTAAAACTCCAGATCCGCATACTGCTGTTGGCATTGTCGCCGCTAGAAGAAACGCTTCCAAAAATCCCATGCTTATTTTTTCCACTGCTCATTGGGCAAAATTTGGAGAAACGATTTGGAAAGCGCTCCTTCCAGAAAAAGATATTCCGAAAACAGAAGAAGAAATTCTTTTGCGCCTTGCGGAAGTTATCCAAAGACCTCCTCTCCCAAATGCCCTCAAGCATATTTTTCAGAAAAAAACTCGTCACTCAAAAACCATTTCTGGAACAACAGATGATATGAAACATGCTCTCCTCAATTTTTTTGAGAAACAATCATGA
- a CDS encoding mechanosensitive ion channel, with the protein MKHFFWRQALFFTIGWILFLPSASAFRLIDFTGGQQGTNTGTDTVSEQQSLTQSISQIQTLQQKLKSLEIDLRLETERPFPEKEEIETASQALANLRKELEDMENAEKRNEEDILKKREEVEIARFEFEQKQQSYRDKVEIHIQKTEQIKNDITETEAEIQKTKELAKNQAVELLARILFFLMFILILLILRRLSGKMISRLSGNIPIARERALLRINRIAFNVLIATSVGVGLFSQVLNFLPFVAILGTALAFALRDIIVSFIAWFLIGTEQGYKIGDLIQIGELRGRVMEVHPLLTVLRQTGMRGDTGRIMSFPNKFLFEQSIQNFSKMFRFIYIMADFLLERNSDATMARKELGIAAEEALAKDIEEARKNLPNLQSKFGIKQSNIMPQVFVEPDPRGILLRIKYFCRLDNRHISRTNIMENFLARIKDNPEINLRFVEFGEKKDT; encoded by the coding sequence ATGAAACATTTTTTTTGGCGACAGGCACTTTTTTTTACAATAGGATGGATACTTTTTCTCCCCTCGGCATCAGCATTTCGACTTATCGATTTTACGGGAGGACAACAGGGAACAAACACAGGGACAGATACCGTCTCTGAACAGCAATCGCTTACACAGAGCATTTCGCAAATTCAAACACTTCAACAAAAACTTAAATCACTCGAAATCGATTTACGCCTCGAGACCGAACGCCCTTTTCCAGAAAAAGAGGAGATTGAGACGGCATCACAAGCCCTTGCCAATCTTCGAAAAGAACTCGAAGACATGGAAAACGCAGAAAAGAGAAATGAGGAGGATATTTTAAAAAAACGGGAAGAAGTGGAAATTGCACGGTTTGAATTTGAGCAAAAACAGCAATCATATCGAGACAAGGTAGAAATTCATATTCAAAAAACCGAACAGATTAAAAATGACATCACCGAAACAGAAGCCGAAATTCAAAAAACAAAGGAACTCGCCAAAAATCAGGCAGTAGAGCTTTTGGCTCGCATCCTCTTCTTTTTAATGTTCATTCTTATCCTTCTTATTCTTAGAAGACTTTCTGGAAAAATGATTTCTCGCCTTTCTGGCAACATTCCCATTGCACGAGAACGGGCACTCCTTCGAATTAATCGCATTGCCTTTAATGTCCTCATTGCTACTTCTGTTGGTGTTGGACTTTTTTCACAGGTTCTCAATTTTCTTCCTTTTGTCGCCATTCTTGGAACGGCGCTCGCATTTGCTTTGCGAGATATTATTGTCTCATTTATTGCTTGGTTTCTTATCGGTACAGAACAGGGTTACAAAATTGGAGATCTTATTCAGATTGGCGAACTCAGGGGGCGTGTTATGGAGGTGCACCCACTTTTAACTGTTCTGCGCCAAACCGGAATGCGAGGAGACACCGGAAGAATTATGAGTTTTCCAAACAAATTCCTCTTTGAACAAAGTATTCAAAATTTCTCAAAAATGTTCCGCTTCATTTATATTATGGCGGATTTTTTACTCGAACGAAATTCTGATGCTACAATGGCGCGAAAAGAGCTAGGAATTGCGGCAGAAGAAGCACTTGCAAAAGATATTGAAGAAGCACGAAAAAACTTGCCAAACCTCCAGAGTAAATTTGGCATAAAGCAGTCAAACATTATGCCACAAGTTTTTGTCGAACCAGATCCTCGAGGAATTCTCTTAAGAATAAAATACTTCTGCCGACTCGATAATCGACATATTAGCCGAACAAATATCATGGAAAATTTTCTCGCGCGTATTAAGGACAACCCCGAAATCAATCTCCGTTTCGTAGAATTTGGCGAAAAAAAAGACACGTAA
- the nadA gene encoding quinolinate synthase NadA has translation MEFSGNTIRQETGRLFKALEEFEYSWEDCERLAPVTLEIHHLKREKNAIILAHSYQTPDIKFGVADSIGDSYGLSLEAKETNADIILFSSVLFMGETAKIINPTKTVLVPCQSGCSLADSVTAEDVRKLRKAYPNAGFVAYINTSAEVKAEVDACCTSANAQKIVENMPQKEVVFLPDKLMGENLRPLVSKKLIIWDGTCIVHEEISALEVKSVQEEYPNASIIAHPECQPEVVQMANFTGSTEEMLHFFASAPEKEFLLLTECGLAERAQKEHPEKKIVGTCHLCPYMKKIRLQHILKALKNPSSNQMIQIPEEIRKRAQKSLEEMFRLHNKDE, from the coding sequence ATGGAATTTTCGGGAAACACGATTCGGCAAGAAACAGGGCGACTTTTTAAGGCTCTTGAGGAGTTCGAATACTCTTGGGAAGACTGTGAGCGCCTTGCTCCCGTAACGCTTGAAATTCACCATTTGAAACGAGAAAAAAATGCAATTATTCTTGCGCACTCATATCAAACACCAGACATTAAATTTGGTGTTGCAGATTCCATTGGCGATTCTTATGGTCTTTCCCTTGAAGCAAAAGAAACAAACGCGGATATTATCCTCTTTTCTTCTGTGCTTTTCATGGGAGAAACAGCAAAGATTATAAATCCCACAAAAACCGTTCTTGTTCCGTGTCAATCAGGCTGTTCACTGGCGGATTCTGTAACAGCAGAAGATGTCCGAAAATTACGAAAAGCATACCCAAACGCAGGATTTGTGGCATACATTAACACAAGTGCAGAGGTAAAAGCAGAAGTTGATGCCTGTTGCACTTCGGCAAATGCACAAAAAATTGTCGAGAACATGCCACAAAAAGAAGTCGTTTTTCTGCCAGATAAACTCATGGGAGAAAATCTTCGCCCACTCGTTTCCAAAAAACTCATCATCTGGGATGGAACATGTATTGTTCATGAAGAAATCAGCGCGCTTGAAGTAAAGTCTGTACAAGAAGAATATCCTAATGCGAGTATTATCGCTCATCCAGAATGTCAGCCAGAAGTCGTACAAATGGCGAACTTTACGGGAAGTACAGAAGAAATGCTTCATTTTTTTGCCTCTGCACCGGAAAAGGAATTTCTTCTTCTCACTGAGTGTGGACTTGCCGAACGCGCACAAAAAGAACATCCCGAGAAGAAGATTGTGGGAACATGTCACTTGTGCCCATATATGAAAAAAATACGCCTTCAACACATTCTCAAGGCACTCAAAAATCCTTCTTCAAATCAGATGATCCAGATTCCAGAAGAGATTCGTAAACGAGCGCAGAAAAGCCTTGAAGAAATGTTTCGCTTACACAACAAGGATGAGTAA
- a CDS encoding 2-isopropylmalate synthase: MQYDTLRIFDTTLRDGEQSPGYSMMTEEKIRLAVQLEKLGVDVLEAGFPAASPDDFLAVQSIAKKLKKTEVCGLARAIESDIKATWHAISPAKKPRIHTFIATSPVHMEYKLKKKPEEVLELAKNAVRLAKSLCERVDFSPEDAGRSDRDFLKKVVEIAIAEGADTINIPDTVGYLQPEEFGDLIAFLRTNCSGGDTVIFSTHCHNDLGLGVANSLAGIRAGARQVECTVNGIGERAGNAALEEVVMAIQTRPHFYNVSTNINTTEIMRTSMLLKHITGQPVQPNKAIVGRNAFAHESGIHQHGYLAHRETYEIMRPEDIGLSESQIILGKHSGRAALKNHLEEMGYDLDEAQLNDVFAKFKALADKKKIIEDADLDAILMGELGKEQQGYSVIDLDVHTGTKAVPSASITLLCPNLKIRKAEATGTGPVDAAYKAIESIAGKYGELSEFRMDAVTEGLDAQAVVSLILKTPEEQQFFGRAGNTDIVTASVEAYLDAINKYHRRKEVKTETPRI, translated from the coding sequence ATGCAATACGATACACTGCGTATTTTTGATACCACTCTACGAGATGGTGAGCAATCACCGGGATATTCCATGATGACCGAAGAAAAAATTCGTCTTGCTGTTCAACTCGAAAAACTTGGTGTTGATGTTTTGGAAGCCGGCTTTCCGGCAGCAAGCCCTGATGATTTTTTGGCAGTACAATCTATTGCAAAAAAATTAAAAAAAACCGAAGTTTGCGGTTTAGCACGCGCTATCGAGAGCGACATAAAAGCAACGTGGCATGCCATTTCTCCAGCAAAAAAACCACGCATTCATACGTTTATTGCAACGAGTCCAGTTCACATGGAATACAAACTCAAAAAGAAGCCAGAAGAAGTGTTGGAATTGGCGAAAAATGCCGTTCGTCTCGCAAAAAGCTTGTGCGAACGAGTCGATTTTTCTCCAGAAGACGCTGGACGAAGTGATCGGGATTTCTTAAAAAAAGTAGTAGAGATTGCCATTGCCGAAGGTGCGGATACCATCAATATTCCCGACACTGTTGGCTATTTGCAACCAGAGGAGTTTGGAGATCTTATTGCCTTTCTCCGAACGAATTGCTCTGGCGGCGACACAGTAATTTTTTCTACACATTGCCACAACGACTTAGGGCTTGGGGTCGCCAATTCCTTGGCGGGGATTCGAGCAGGTGCAAGACAAGTGGAATGCACAGTAAACGGTATTGGAGAGCGCGCGGGAAATGCAGCACTCGAAGAGGTGGTTATGGCAATACAAACGCGACCACACTTCTACAATGTTTCGACCAATATCAATACCACAGAAATTATGCGCACGAGCATGCTCTTAAAACACATTACGGGGCAACCTGTTCAGCCGAACAAAGCGATTGTGGGGCGGAATGCATTTGCGCATGAATCGGGTATTCATCAACATGGCTATTTGGCACACAGGGAAACGTATGAAATTATGCGCCCAGAAGATATTGGTCTCTCAGAATCACAAATTATTCTCGGAAAGCATTCGGGGCGCGCCGCGCTCAAAAACCATTTGGAGGAAATGGGGTATGATCTTGATGAAGCACAACTCAACGATGTTTTTGCAAAATTTAAAGCACTCGCGGACAAAAAGAAGATTATTGAAGATGCTGATCTTGATGCAATTCTCATGGGAGAACTGGGAAAAGAGCAACAGGGATATTCTGTAATCGATTTAGATGTTCACACGGGAACAAAAGCAGTTCCCTCCGCGAGCATTACACTTCTTTGCCCAAATTTAAAAATACGAAAGGCAGAGGCAACGGGAACTGGTCCAGTGGATGCCGCTTATAAAGCAATCGAGAGTATTGCCGGAAAGTATGGTGAACTTTCGGAGTTTCGCATGGATGCCGTTACAGAAGGGCTTGATGCACAAGCCGTTGTTTCCCTTATTCTCAAAACACCGGAAGAGCAACAATTTTTCGGACGTGCTGGCAACACAGATATTGTTACCGCGAGCGTAGAAGCATATCTCGATGCCATTAATAAATATCACCGGAGAAAAGAAGTAAAAACGGAAACCCCTCGCATATAA
- the glgP gene encoding alpha-glucan family phosphorylase, with the protein MRNVIMIVSLTETSMTNLKRGTIAYFSMEFAVDAHIPNYAGGLGVLAADIMHSAADMKAPLVGVSILYHQHDNPVESFDASPYMTLRPERATITIEDREVILGAYEYQVKSVNGNFAPIFFLTTNFPENKRWDRDLTKNLYPSHTYTRLGQEVILGIGGVRMLEALGYHDIAFYHMNEGHAAFLTLEVLHEEGFQDQDVKERCSFTTHTPVAAGHDYFAYDIVNGVLRDMVPWHIKKLGTPDMLSMTHLAMNLSHKTNSVSEKHREVCREMFPGYDFENVTNGIHHLTWVSEEMAKVFDKHLSGWRQDPSLFAKAEEVLPDEELFSAHQKNKTQFVQWVNSHREFFPIAGELHSDDFFDEDTLTICFARRFVQYKRPELIFKNIERLRDVGYKKLQLVFAGRCHPDNHYCINVRENIEQFGRALRGQVRVAVVQDYDLEIASHLVSGGDVWLNNPIKPREASGTSGMKAALNGLLNLSILDGWWDEGYVQKPLSGWAFGERSNGVADPEVRDHLDCSEIHDRIEEITAEYYDNRQNWSKRMKAAISLLGTFNTHRVVDEYYEKMWKLDS; encoded by the coding sequence ATGAGAAATGTCATAATGATCGTGTCTTTAACAGAAACATCAATGACTAATTTAAAAAGAGGAACGATTGCCTATTTTTCCATGGAGTTTGCTGTGGATGCACATATTCCCAATTATGCCGGAGGACTAGGAGTACTTGCGGCAGATATTATGCATTCTGCGGCAGATATGAAAGCACCTCTCGTAGGAGTTTCCATTCTCTACCATCAACACGATAATCCGGTGGAGTCATTTGACGCGAGTCCATATATGACCCTTCGTCCTGAACGAGCTACTATTACCATTGAGGATCGAGAAGTTATTCTTGGGGCATACGAATATCAGGTGAAAAGTGTGAACGGAAATTTCGCTCCCATTTTCTTTCTCACTACGAATTTTCCCGAAAATAAGCGTTGGGATCGTGATCTCACGAAAAATCTCTATCCATCGCATACCTATACTCGTTTGGGACAAGAAGTTATTTTAGGGATTGGTGGAGTACGCATGCTTGAGGCACTGGGATATCATGACATTGCTTTCTATCACATGAATGAGGGGCATGCGGCATTTCTTACGTTGGAAGTCCTTCATGAAGAGGGATTTCAAGATCAGGATGTAAAGGAGCGATGTAGTTTTACAACGCATACACCGGTTGCTGCGGGACATGATTATTTTGCGTATGACATTGTCAATGGTGTCTTACGAGATATGGTTCCATGGCATATTAAAAAACTTGGAACACCAGATATGCTGAGCATGACGCATCTTGCTATGAACTTAAGCCACAAAACGAATTCGGTTTCCGAAAAGCATCGTGAAGTTTGTCGGGAAATGTTTCCAGGATATGATTTTGAAAACGTGACAAATGGTATCCATCATCTCACATGGGTTTCGGAGGAAATGGCAAAGGTATTCGACAAACATCTTTCGGGGTGGCGTCAAGATCCTTCTCTTTTTGCAAAAGCAGAAGAGGTTCTTCCAGATGAAGAGCTTTTTTCGGCACATCAAAAGAATAAGACACAATTTGTACAATGGGTGAATAGTCATCGGGAATTTTTTCCGATTGCAGGAGAGCTCCATTCCGACGATTTTTTTGACGAGGATACCTTGACGATTTGTTTTGCAAGACGATTTGTTCAGTATAAACGTCCAGAGCTCATCTTTAAAAATATTGAACGTCTTCGGGATGTTGGCTACAAAAAACTTCAGCTTGTTTTTGCGGGGCGGTGTCATCCAGATAATCACTATTGTATAAATGTTCGAGAAAATATAGAGCAGTTTGGGCGTGCTCTTCGTGGGCAGGTTCGTGTTGCAGTGGTTCAAGATTACGATCTCGAAATTGCTTCTCATCTCGTTTCTGGCGGAGATGTTTGGCTCAATAATCCCATAAAACCGCGTGAAGCGAGCGGAACAAGTGGTATGAAGGCGGCACTCAATGGACTTCTAAATCTCTCTATTTTAGATGGTTGGTGGGATGAAGGATATGTTCAAAAGCCACTTTCTGGTTGGGCATTTGGAGAACGGTCAAATGGTGTAGCTGATCCTGAAGTGCGAGATCATCTCGATTGTTCTGAAATCCATGATCGCATTGAAGAAATTACTGCGGAGTATTATGACAATCGTCAGAATTGGTCGAAGCGAATGAAAGCCGCCATTTCACTTCTCGGAACATTTAATACACATCGCGTGGTGGATGAGTATTACGAAAAAATGTGGAAGTTGGATTCGTAA
- a CDS encoding 50S ribosomal protein L1, with the protein MPHRGKKYREAEKLVQRNTLYDTKEAVALIKKTSTTSFDATIEIHVTTTANVKHADQVVRSTTTLPAGTGKTKRIAVFADGGQEAEAKKAGADVVGGEDLIEKVLKGEIDFDIAIATPKMMRSLAKAARILGPKGLMPSPKSGTVTDNISAAIEELKQGKIEFRTDKNGIIHSIIGKVSFSEKDILENLQTIMKAIVQNKPSGVKGVFLKSISLSSTMGPGISVSPSDLLWK; encoded by the coding sequence ATGCCACATCGTGGGAAAAAATACCGCGAAGCTGAAAAGCTCGTTCAACGTAACACTCTTTATGACACAAAAGAAGCCGTCGCCTTAATAAAAAAGACGTCTACCACCTCTTTTGACGCTACCATCGAAATACATGTCACAACCACTGCGAATGTTAAGCACGCCGACCAAGTCGTGCGTTCCACCACAACTCTTCCAGCAGGAACTGGAAAAACAAAACGAATTGCCGTTTTTGCAGATGGCGGTCAAGAAGCCGAAGCAAAAAAAGCAGGTGCAGATGTTGTAGGAGGTGAGGATCTCATCGAAAAAGTACTTAAAGGAGAAATTGACTTTGATATTGCCATTGCTACTCCAAAAATGATGCGTTCGCTTGCAAAAGCTGCACGTATTCTTGGACCAAAAGGACTTATGCCATCACCAAAGTCGGGAACAGTAACCGATAACATTTCTGCCGCTATTGAGGAGCTCAAACAAGGAAAAATTGAGTTTCGAACCGATAAGAACGGTATTATTCACTCCATTATTGGAAAGGTATCCTTCTCGGAAAAAGACATTCTCGAAAATCTCCAAACAATCATGAAAGCAATTGTACAAAACAAGCCTTCTGGAGTAAAAGGAGTGTTCCTAAAGAGTATATCGCTGAGTAGCACCATGGGTCCCGGAATTTCCGTCTCCCCATCGGATCTGCTCTGGAAATAA